A region of Pyxidicoccus parkwaysis DNA encodes the following proteins:
- a CDS encoding phage tail protein: MSTAPQDRLYKLLPAVYRGRDALQGEPLRALLAIIERELLAVEDDIGQLHDNWFIETCQEWVVPYLGDLLGVRDLIPVDPSLFSQRAYVANTLAYRRRKGTAAMLEQLARDVTGWPAHVVEFFERVGTTQHVNHVRLHALRTPDLRDANTLELVSTPFEQATRTVDVRHIDNRRGKHNLANVGVFLWRLEAYPVVGAPAAPVAPGSEPGVEGPGYFRFSVLGNDTPLFNPPQSETAITSLASEVNVPGRLRRKPLSAELEARRAALVRGESPEELYFGAAPAFTLYLANLPAQPTAYEPEALVLCDLSTWHRPPDKLTYQDADGNDVEVSILAGVDPVTGRIAFVPGQQPDRLHVSYSYGFSSEVGGGFYDRQDTLPPAEERAVYRVSYKGPHATVGHALIAWHADLTTGAPRARDALIEVQDSSVHAFDQLHVPAGVKLELRAANLQRPVLEVPGATCVVRLDAGAEAILNGFIVKGGTLDVRAGDDAALTLRHCTLVPGLALRPDGSPREPTAASLTVRGAGVGSCAVSLVRCISGLILAGQATRLLVEDSIVDGLGGPALGSLPEPGTGGGGGGGQVLAPEEDAAEEVEQKSGPGEAPPPEEPSTDSGAAGRLTVRASTVLGDVEATVLELASDSLFTGIVSVVQRQKGCMRFSHVPAGSHVPTRFRCQPAYAEDATAEVKEEVERRVWPVFTSLRYGDPGYCQLLVDADDGIRRGASDEGEMGVFHHLQQPQREANLRASLKDYLRFGLEAGIFFVT; the protein is encoded by the coding sequence ATGAGCACGGCCCCCCAGGACAGGCTCTACAAGCTGCTGCCCGCCGTCTACCGCGGCCGGGATGCCTTGCAGGGCGAGCCCCTGCGCGCACTGCTCGCCATCATCGAGCGCGAGCTGCTGGCCGTCGAAGACGACATCGGCCAGCTCCACGACAACTGGTTCATCGAGACGTGCCAGGAGTGGGTGGTGCCGTACCTCGGCGACCTGCTCGGGGTGAGGGACCTCATCCCGGTGGACCCGTCCCTCTTCAGCCAGCGCGCGTACGTGGCCAATACGCTGGCGTATCGGCGCCGCAAGGGCACGGCCGCGATGCTGGAGCAGCTCGCGCGCGACGTGACGGGCTGGCCGGCGCACGTGGTGGAGTTCTTCGAGCGCGTGGGCACCACGCAGCACGTCAACCACGTCAGGCTGCACGCGCTGCGCACGCCGGACCTGCGCGACGCCAACACGCTGGAGCTGGTGAGCACGCCCTTCGAGCAGGCCACGCGCACGGTGGACGTGCGCCACATCGACAACAGGCGCGGCAAGCACAACCTGGCCAACGTGGGCGTCTTCCTCTGGCGCCTGGAGGCGTACCCGGTGGTGGGCGCGCCCGCCGCCCCGGTGGCTCCCGGCTCCGAGCCCGGCGTGGAGGGGCCCGGCTACTTCCGCTTCAGCGTGCTCGGCAACGACACGCCGCTCTTCAATCCTCCGCAGTCGGAGACGGCCATCACGTCGCTGGCCTCGGAGGTCAACGTGCCCGGGCGGCTGCGTCGCAAGCCGCTGTCCGCGGAGCTGGAGGCCCGGCGCGCGGCCCTCGTCCGGGGGGAGAGTCCGGAGGAGCTGTACTTCGGCGCGGCCCCGGCCTTCACCCTGTACCTGGCCAACCTGCCGGCGCAGCCCACCGCGTATGAGCCCGAGGCCCTGGTGCTGTGCGACTTGTCCACGTGGCACCGGCCGCCGGACAAGCTCACCTACCAGGACGCGGACGGAAACGACGTGGAGGTGTCCATCCTCGCCGGGGTGGACCCCGTCACCGGCCGCATCGCCTTCGTGCCGGGCCAGCAGCCGGACCGGCTCCACGTGTCCTATTCGTATGGCTTCAGCAGCGAGGTGGGCGGCGGCTTCTACGACAGGCAGGACACGCTCCCGCCCGCCGAGGAGCGCGCGGTGTACCGCGTCTCGTACAAAGGGCCGCACGCCACGGTGGGCCATGCGCTCATCGCCTGGCACGCGGACCTCACCACTGGCGCGCCGCGCGCGAGGGATGCGCTCATCGAGGTGCAGGACAGCAGCGTCCATGCCTTCGACCAGCTCCATGTCCCCGCCGGTGTGAAGCTGGAATTGCGCGCCGCCAACCTCCAGCGCCCGGTGCTGGAGGTGCCCGGCGCCACGTGCGTGGTGCGCCTGGACGCGGGCGCAGAGGCCATCCTCAACGGCTTCATCGTGAAGGGTGGCACGCTGGACGTGCGCGCGGGTGACGACGCGGCGCTGACGCTGCGGCACTGCACGCTGGTGCCGGGGCTCGCGCTGAGGCCGGACGGCTCGCCCAGGGAACCGACGGCGGCGAGCCTCACCGTTCGCGGCGCGGGCGTGGGCTCGTGCGCGGTGTCGCTGGTGCGCTGCATCTCCGGGCTCATCCTCGCGGGGCAGGCCACGCGCCTGCTGGTGGAGGACTCCATCGTGGACGGCCTCGGCGGCCCCGCGCTGGGGAGCCTGCCGGAGCCGGGGACGGGTGGTGGTGGCGGCGGTGGGCAGGTGCTGGCCCCGGAGGAGGACGCGGCGGAGGAGGTCGAACAGAAGTCGGGCCCCGGCGAGGCACCTCCGCCCGAGGAGCCGTCCACGGACTCGGGCGCTGCGGGCCGGCTGACGGTGCGGGCCAGCACGGTGTTGGGCGACGTGGAGGCCACGGTGTTGGAGCTGGCCAGCGACTCCCTCTTCACCGGAATCGTGAGCGTGGTGCAGCGGCAGAAGGGGTGCATGCGCTTCAGCCACGTGCCGGCGGGCTCGCACGTGCCCACGCGTTTCCGTTGTCAGCCCGCCTATGCGGAGGACGCGACGGCGGAGGTGAAGGAGGAGGTGGAGCGGCGCGTGTGGCCCGTCTTCACCTCCCTGCGGTACGGCGACCCCGGCTACTGCCAGTTGCTGGTGGATGCGGATGACGGCATCCGCCGGGGCGCCAGCGATGAGGGCGAGATGGGCGTTTTCCACCACCTGCAACAACCCCAGCGCGAGGCCAACCTGCGCGCCAGCCTGAAGGATTACCTGCGCTTCGGACTCGAGGCGGGGATCTTCTTCGTGACCTGA
- a CDS encoding putative baseplate assembly protein: protein MSTPGTGMDDGCEACTDDGSAEPSPLYNRPGQPALAYRIGTHASFFHRMLARLPREALPDGDFAHTRPLAALTTRSAEDPAVALLDAFATAADVLTFYQERIANEGFLRTATERRSVLELAREIGYELKPGVAASTYLVFTVETAPGSPEVVQVAEGVQVLSIPGQDERPQTFETVEALEARAAWNELHPRQTEPQDFSNTTKQLYLQGLQTGLVPGDALLLVGAEREQSPGSERWDLRIVREVTRVTDLTDPTRNHTVVSWEPALGSETPPVPPSSNPRAYVLRLRASLFGYNAADFRLLPDLVKDAFKKKPQDPRPTDYPGFEIQTAADRLFDLDREYPSLVTGSWVVLQKSSYLELYRIQETKPYARVDFGLTGRVTRLKVDALEHISWFPLRGTTVLAQSEELPLTEKPLTTVVEGVTVLLDREVPGLLAGHVFIVEGQMASAPDGPLVRERAVLVSATKSGTSTLLEFKEALRNVYVRSSVRIYGNVAEATHGETVPGEVLGSGDGSRKNQRFALKKPPLTYVPAATVTGGESTLQVFVNGVRWEQVPTLFGQDSLSQVYMVRHEDDGTVVLTFGDGVSGARLPTGQENVVATYRSGIGPDGEVDSGQLALLRVRPLGIRAVTNPLDATGAAAPESRDDARSHAPSSVLTLDRVVSLQDYEDFASTFAGIGKAQAADLTNGERILVHLTVASEAGEAVAEGTPQYDALVGALTQVHDPVREFVVASFERITFRLKAKLQVDPRYVVDDVLARAEAALGQAFSFAARRFGQAVSAAEVIRVLQEVAGVVMVDLDALYLGTTQTLSSLLPARTARWEGTQMKPAQLLLLEWVAGSLEVKP, encoded by the coding sequence GTGAGCACGCCAGGGACGGGGATGGACGACGGGTGCGAGGCCTGCACGGATGATGGCTCCGCGGAGCCATCGCCGCTGTACAACCGCCCCGGACAGCCGGCGCTCGCGTACCGCATCGGCACGCACGCCAGCTTCTTCCACCGCATGCTGGCGCGGCTGCCGCGCGAGGCGCTGCCGGACGGTGACTTCGCCCATACGCGTCCGTTGGCCGCGCTCACCACGCGCAGCGCGGAGGACCCGGCCGTCGCGCTGCTCGACGCGTTCGCCACCGCGGCGGATGTGCTGACCTTCTACCAGGAGCGCATCGCCAACGAGGGCTTCCTGCGCACCGCCACCGAGCGGCGCTCGGTGCTCGAATTGGCGCGGGAGATTGGCTACGAGCTGAAGCCCGGCGTGGCCGCCAGCACGTACCTGGTCTTCACCGTGGAGACAGCGCCGGGCTCGCCCGAGGTCGTCCAGGTGGCCGAGGGCGTGCAGGTGCTCAGTATCCCCGGCCAGGATGAGCGGCCGCAGACCTTCGAGACGGTGGAGGCGCTGGAGGCTCGCGCCGCGTGGAATGAATTGCACCCGCGCCAGACGGAGCCGCAGGACTTCTCCAACACCACGAAGCAGCTCTACCTCCAGGGGCTCCAGACGGGGCTCGTGCCCGGGGACGCGCTGCTCCTCGTGGGCGCCGAGCGCGAGCAGAGTCCCGGCAGCGAGCGGTGGGATTTGCGCATCGTCCGCGAAGTCACCCGGGTGACGGACCTGACGGACCCGACGCGCAACCACACGGTGGTGAGCTGGGAGCCGGCGCTGGGCAGCGAGACGCCGCCCGTGCCGCCCTCGTCCAATCCCCGGGCCTATGTGCTGCGGCTGCGCGCCAGCCTGTTCGGCTACAACGCCGCGGACTTCCGGCTGCTGCCGGACCTGGTGAAGGACGCGTTCAAGAAGAAGCCCCAGGACCCGCGCCCCACCGACTACCCCGGCTTCGAAATCCAGACCGCAGCCGACCGTCTGTTCGACCTGGACCGCGAGTACCCCTCGCTCGTCACCGGGAGCTGGGTGGTGTTGCAGAAGTCCAGCTACCTGGAGCTGTACCGCATCCAGGAGACGAAGCCGTATGCGCGCGTGGACTTCGGCCTCACCGGCCGGGTGACGCGCCTGAAGGTGGACGCGCTGGAGCACATCTCGTGGTTCCCGCTGCGCGGCACCACGGTGCTGGCGCAGAGCGAGGAACTGCCGCTGACGGAGAAGCCGCTCACCACGGTGGTGGAGGGGGTGACGGTGCTGTTGGATCGCGAGGTGCCCGGGCTGTTGGCGGGGCACGTCTTCATCGTCGAGGGGCAAATGGCGTCGGCGCCGGACGGCCCGCTGGTGCGTGAGCGGGCGGTGCTGGTGAGCGCGACGAAGAGCGGAACCAGCACGCTGCTCGAGTTCAAGGAGGCGCTGCGCAACGTGTACGTGCGCTCCTCCGTGCGCATCTACGGCAACGTGGCCGAGGCCACGCATGGCGAGACGGTGCCCGGCGAGGTGCTGGGCAGCGGAGACGGCTCGCGGAAGAACCAGCGCTTCGCGCTGAAGAAGCCGCCGCTCACCTACGTGCCCGCGGCCACCGTCACCGGCGGAGAGAGCACGCTCCAGGTGTTCGTCAACGGCGTGCGCTGGGAGCAGGTGCCCACGCTCTTCGGCCAGGACTCGCTCAGCCAGGTGTACATGGTGCGCCACGAGGACGACGGCACCGTGGTGCTCACCTTCGGCGACGGCGTGTCCGGCGCGCGGCTGCCCACGGGGCAGGAGAACGTGGTGGCGACGTACCGCTCCGGCATCGGCCCGGACGGGGAGGTGGACTCGGGCCAGCTCGCGCTCCTGCGCGTGCGTCCCCTGGGCATCCGCGCCGTCACCAACCCGCTGGACGCGACCGGCGCGGCGGCTCCCGAGTCACGCGACGACGCGCGCTCGCATGCGCCGTCCTCGGTGCTGACGCTGGATCGCGTGGTGTCGCTCCAGGACTACGAGGACTTCGCCTCCACCTTCGCCGGCATCGGCAAGGCGCAGGCGGCGGACCTCACGAATGGCGAGCGCATCCTCGTGCACCTCACGGTGGCGTCGGAGGCGGGCGAGGCGGTGGCCGAGGGCACGCCGCAGTACGACGCGCTGGTGGGGGCGCTGACCCAGGTCCATGACCCGGTGCGCGAGTTCGTCGTGGCCTCGTTCGAGCGCATCACCTTCCGCCTCAAGGCGAAGCTCCAGGTGGACCCGCGCTACGTGGTGGACGACGTGCTGGCCCGCGCGGAGGCGGCGCTGGGCCAGGCTTTCTCCTTCGCGGCGAGGCGCTTCGGCCAGGCGGTGAGCGCGGCGGAGGTCATCCGCGTGCTGCAGGAGGTGGCGGGCGTGGTGATGGTGGACCTGGATGCGCTCTATCTCGGCACCACGCAGACGTTGAGCTCGCTGCTGCCGGCGCGCACGGCCCGTTGGGAGGGCACGCAGATGAAGCCCGCCCAGCTCCTGCTGCTGGAGTGGGTGGCCGGCAGCCTCGAGGTGAAGCCATGA
- a CDS encoding putative baseplate assembly protein: MGERYVCKSERRRQLVAASTDFNGIDYLEVLDAEATGLGVERQKTLWVHFFKELPDTLNADNVLIEGGVRLKDVGVVWAYRLDRIPVGEDGGAWVGEQARPDAKEWLVVRTDSVGDFSTYTLVLRRSVAETVPPDGFDVLLSRVDFTFKVECPSEFDCAPAKAGPPPPGADPQIDYLTRDFSSFRRLMLDRLSQVSPQWQERNAADLGVALVEVMAYAADYLSYYQDAAATEAYLGTARKRTSVRRHAKLLDYPMHDGCNSRAWVCVEAMEGADGFELKGPTETTPGTLFLTTTNPGPRVLDASQLTVAVSEGAEVFESLHDARLHWKHSEMRFYTWGEDKCCLPEGSTTATLLNEDNVLKDLAVGQVLLFEEVRGATTGRPEDADPSRRHPVRLTGVTFTEDPLLGKQVVDISWDTEDALPFELCLWDVEVPVDVATLSASAPALLVQSTTGTPGMLSGVTGPGPLLLTGGGGEGPPPGNKAPVSVARGNVVLVDHGRTLSGEELADVPEEGRYRPRLKRGPLTQAGRTTGGRKSVDLKASAAAAMRWSMEDVLPAIWLAEKDGGRVWTPRRTLLNSGRFSRELVAEVEEDGRARLRFGDNVMGERPSAVDTLLATYRIGNGTAGNVGAESISRLYHATGGDWRNAVLRVRNPLPATGGVEPESLAQVRINAPQAFRVQQRAVTEADYSEVAQRHPEVQRAVGSLRWTGSWHTMFVTVDRKGGRPVDATFSGTLASFLERFRLAGYDIRIEGPVFVPLDIVMTVCVQPGFLASNVKAALLEVFSSRDLPDGRRGFFHPDNFTFGEPVYLSRIVAAAMAVPGVAWVDTEESKDKPNHFKRWGQVSRDEWKEGLITMDRLEIARLDNDPSQPENGKLDFQMQGGL; the protein is encoded by the coding sequence ATGGGCGAGCGCTACGTCTGCAAGAGCGAGCGGCGCCGTCAGCTCGTCGCCGCGTCCACGGACTTCAACGGCATCGACTACCTGGAGGTGCTGGACGCCGAGGCCACGGGGCTCGGCGTGGAGCGCCAGAAGACGCTCTGGGTCCACTTCTTCAAGGAGCTGCCGGACACGCTCAACGCCGACAACGTCCTCATCGAAGGCGGCGTGCGCCTGAAGGACGTGGGCGTGGTGTGGGCGTACCGGTTGGACAGGATTCCCGTCGGTGAGGACGGCGGGGCGTGGGTAGGGGAGCAGGCCCGCCCGGACGCGAAGGAATGGCTGGTGGTGCGCACCGACTCCGTGGGGGACTTCTCCACGTACACGTTGGTGCTGCGCCGCTCGGTGGCGGAGACCGTCCCGCCGGATGGCTTCGACGTGCTGCTGTCGCGCGTGGACTTCACCTTCAAGGTGGAGTGCCCCAGCGAGTTCGACTGCGCGCCCGCGAAGGCCGGCCCTCCGCCCCCGGGCGCGGACCCGCAAATCGACTACCTCACCCGTGACTTCTCCAGCTTCCGGCGGCTGATGCTGGACAGGCTGTCGCAGGTGTCGCCGCAGTGGCAGGAGCGCAACGCGGCGGACCTGGGCGTGGCGCTGGTGGAGGTCATGGCCTACGCGGCCGACTACCTCAGCTACTACCAGGACGCGGCGGCCACCGAGGCGTACCTCGGCACCGCGCGCAAGCGCACCTCCGTGCGCCGGCACGCGAAGCTGCTCGACTACCCCATGCATGACGGCTGCAACTCGCGCGCGTGGGTCTGCGTGGAGGCAATGGAGGGCGCGGACGGCTTCGAGCTCAAGGGCCCGACGGAGACGACGCCGGGGACGCTGTTCCTCACCACCACGAATCCGGGCCCGCGCGTGCTGGACGCCTCCCAGCTCACCGTCGCGGTGAGCGAGGGCGCCGAGGTCTTCGAGTCCCTGCACGACGCCCGGCTCCACTGGAAGCACTCGGAGATGCGCTTCTACACGTGGGGCGAGGACAAGTGCTGTCTGCCCGAGGGCTCCACGACGGCCACGCTGCTCAACGAGGACAACGTGCTGAAGGACCTCGCGGTGGGGCAGGTGCTCCTCTTCGAGGAGGTGCGCGGCGCCACCACGGGACGCCCGGAGGACGCGGACCCGTCCCGCCGCCACCCGGTGCGGCTCACGGGCGTGACGTTCACCGAGGACCCGCTGCTGGGCAAGCAGGTGGTGGACATCTCCTGGGACACGGAGGACGCGCTGCCCTTCGAGCTGTGTCTGTGGGACGTGGAGGTGCCCGTGGATGTGGCCACGCTCTCCGCGAGCGCGCCCGCGCTGCTGGTGCAGAGCACCACCGGCACGCCAGGAATGCTCAGCGGCGTCACGGGCCCGGGGCCGCTGCTGCTCACGGGCGGAGGCGGAGAGGGTCCACCTCCGGGCAACAAGGCGCCGGTGAGCGTGGCGCGCGGCAACGTGGTGCTGGTGGACCACGGGCGCACGCTGAGCGGTGAGGAGCTGGCGGACGTTCCCGAGGAGGGGCGCTACCGGCCCCGCTTGAAGCGCGGGCCGCTGACGCAGGCGGGCCGGACGACGGGAGGCCGCAAGTCGGTGGACCTGAAGGCCTCGGCGGCCGCGGCCATGCGCTGGTCCATGGAGGACGTGCTGCCCGCCATCTGGCTCGCGGAGAAGGACGGCGGGCGCGTGTGGACGCCGCGCCGCACGCTGCTCAACAGCGGGCGCTTCAGCCGTGAGTTGGTGGCGGAGGTGGAGGAGGACGGCCGCGCGCGGCTGCGCTTCGGCGACAACGTGATGGGCGAGCGCCCCTCCGCCGTGGACACGCTGCTGGCCACCTACCGCATCGGCAACGGGACCGCGGGAAACGTGGGCGCCGAGTCCATCTCCCGCCTGTACCACGCGACGGGCGGCGACTGGCGCAACGCCGTGCTGCGCGTGCGCAACCCGCTGCCGGCCACGGGCGGCGTGGAGCCGGAGTCGCTGGCGCAGGTGCGCATCAACGCGCCGCAGGCCTTCCGCGTGCAGCAGCGCGCGGTGACGGAGGCGGACTACTCGGAGGTGGCCCAGCGCCACCCCGAGGTGCAGCGCGCGGTGGGCAGCCTGCGGTGGACGGGAAGCTGGCACACCATGTTCGTCACCGTGGACCGCAAGGGTGGCCGTCCGGTGGACGCCACGTTCTCCGGGACGCTGGCCTCCTTCCTGGAGCGCTTCCGGCTGGCGGGCTACGACATTCGCATCGAGGGCCCCGTCTTCGTGCCGCTCGACATCGTCATGACGGTGTGCGTGCAGCCGGGCTTCCTCGCCAGCAACGTGAAGGCGGCGCTGCTGGAGGTCTTCAGCAGCAGGGACCTGCCCGACGGCCGCCGCGGCTTCTTCCACCCGGACAACTTTACCTTCGGAGAGCCGGTGTACCTGAGCCGTATCGTCGCCGCCGCCATGGCGGTGCCGGGCGTGGCCTGGGTGGACACCGAGGAGTCGAAGGACAAGCCCAACCATTTCAAGCGCTGGGGCCAGGTGTCGCGTGACGAGTGGAAGGAGGGGCTCATCACCATGGATCGGCTGGAGATTGCCCGGCTCGACAACGACCCGAGCCAGCCCGAGAACGGGAAGCTCGACTTCCAGATGCAGGGGGGCCTGTGA